The genomic segment ATACACCTTCCCCTAAATCGCTCGTCTTCACCACCCCGCTGGTCTTCTACGCCATCTTTCGCTACGCATCGGTCATCGAACAGGGCCAACGCACCGGGCCGACCGACGTGCTGATCAAGGACCGGCCCTTTCTCGTTACCGCCATCCTGTGGACGGTCATGACGCTGGGGTTGATCGTCTTAGGCCCGGCCGTCGAAAAACACCTTCCCCGCTTGCGCTATCCGGGAATGCCCCCGGCGACGCAACCCACGACCGGCGGCCAATCATCCGGCGGCTAAGTGCCTGTCATCGCCTCGGTTACAATCAATTGCCCCCGGCGCGAAGCGGTTGGAAAGAGAACCGGGCAGCGCTTCCGTTCATATTTATGACAGGAAGACCGTACGGTCTTCGTCTGAATCAGGTTGAGTGGACGCAATCATGACGGTGGGTATCAACGACGACGACCAGGCGTTGATCGTCGCGGCGCAGCAGGGTTCGCGCACGGCGCTGGACGCGCTGATTCGCCGTCATGATCGCTGGGTTCGCCACGTTGTGTACCGCGCGCTGGGCAACGCTTCGGCGGTCGAAGACGTCGCCCAGCAGGTCTGGACGACGGTCTGGCAGCAGATCGGGACGCTGGTTGATCCGTCGGCGTGGCGGGCGTGGTTGTATCGCACGGCGCGGAACGCCGCGATCGACGCGAGCCAGAAGTCGTCGCGCGAACGCCGGCGGCGTGCCCCGGTGGACGAGCAGACGCTGCCCGATCGCGACGGTTCGCCGGCGCTGCGGCTCGTCCGGGATGAAGAACACCGTCGAATGCTCGCGGCGATCAATGGGTTACCCGCGATTTATCGCGAGCCGTTTGTATTGAAGCATCTGGAAGATTGGTCGTACGCGCAGATCGGCGAGGCCCTGGGGCTGCCGGTTGATACGGTGGAGACGCGGCTCGTTCGGGCACGGCGGCTGTTGCGGTCGGCCCTGAATGGATCGGCGAATCCGTAGCCGCCGCAGCGGAAATGGACGCGGCGAGGTGGGTGTCGGATGGACAGGCAAATGACGGACAAGCGAGACTGGACAGACGAGTCGGAGGCGGACTCGCCGATCGGCCTGGCGGTCGATGCGCGCGTGGAGCGGCTGATCGTGCGCCATCTTGACGGGGAGATCAGCCCGGCGGAGCAGCGCGAACTGGACGCGGTCTTGCAGTCGGATGCCGCCGCCCGCGAATTGCTGAACGAGTATCGCAGGTTGGACGTTCTGGCGAAGCGCACGCTCCGTGCCGACTTTGCCGGTACGAGGACGGCGGCCGCGCCGCGGCATGTCAGCGGTTTTCGGCTCGCCACCGTCAGCATGTTGGCGACCGCGGCTGCCGTCGTCGTATTCTCGTTCCTGCCGGATTTGTGGCGCGGCGGTGAGCCGGATTCGCGCACAGCGGCGCGCCCGGCGCAGCCGCGCGCGGCCCGGTTGGCGCCTCCGCCGATGCAGGGTGCAGCGCCGGCGTACGTGGAATACCGCAATGATGATTTTCTGCCGAAGCGGCGCCAGCGCGACGTGATGCGCGACGTGATCGGCATTCGCGGCGACGACCCGAACGTGATCTACATTTTCGAGCGGAATACGCGCGCGACGCGGGTCGAGCCGATCGTGGCGGATTTTTGACAGGCAGCCGGGTGCGTCGCCCGTCTTGGGAATTGAGTACACGAAAGAGCGAGCCGAATACCCATCGCGCAGCGCAAGAGGCGCTCGCGAACGCTAAGAAGAAGGAAAAAGGAGTGATCCCTATGCGATCCATTCGTTGGTTGGCGGTGTTGTGTTGTGCGGCCATCGCGTCAAGCTCGGCGCTGGCCGCGATCGAAGAGCCGGCCGCACAGCCGGCGAAGGTCGAGTGCCAGGCGGTCGCCAGCGTGCGAATCGTGGCGGGGGACGAAAACTGCGATCCCGTCGTGCTCGAAGCCTTTGGTGACGGCGACGGCACCTGGGTGACCGAGGACGGCGACCATCTCACGCTGGCGTTTGTCGGGGCGGGCGACCCGACCGATGCCAACGGCGGTCAGAAGCTAGTGCAAAAGCTCCGCATCGCCGGCGATCCCGACGATCCCACCAGTCAGCCGAAGGTGCTGGCGTTTGTTGGGAACGATGATTCAGGTCTGAAGGCCGGTGGTCCGTGGCTGGGGGTGCAGTTTTCGCCGCTGCCCAAACCGCTGGCGGCGCAGTTGAAGATCGAGAGCGGCATCGGCCTGATGATCAGCAACGTGTATGAAGGTTCGCCCGCCGACGCGGCCGGTCTTCAGCAGTACGACGTGATTACCGCCGTGGACGGGCAGAAAGTGACGAACAACATTGGCGAGTTTCTTGAAAAGGTGAAGGTCTTCCAGCCCGGCGAGGCCCACGCGTTCTCGGTGGTGCGCGGCGGCCAGCCGATCACGGCGAACATCACGATCGGCACGCGCCCGGCGATGGACCAGATGCCCAAGGCCAAGTACGAGCCGGACGGAGAGGAAATGGTCGGCGGAAACGTGTTCGGCCGCGGCGGTATGTTGCAGAAGGATGCGACGGGCAACTGGACGTTCAAGGGGTTCAACCTTCCGGACGTGCCGGATGTGATGAAGATGATTCCCGACGTGTCCGACTTGGATTTCAAGTTTAACCTGGCCGTGCCCGGCCCCGGTTCGCATCAGGTCTACGTCGGCAAGAGCCAGGGCAAGTCGATTCGCGTCGAAAAGCAGAACGACGGCCCGTTCACCGTGACGACCACCGAAACCGTCAACGGTAACACGAACAGCACGACCAAGACGTACGCCACCGAGGAGGAGTTGAAGGCGGGCGATCCCGAGGCGCACAAGCTGCTTCAGAACGGTCCATCGGTGCATTTCTTCGGCAAGCCGCTGGACGGCAACAAGTTTGAATGGCGATTCGATGGCGACTTCATGAAGAATCACGAGGAAGCCATGAAGCGCGTCGAGGAGACCATGAAGAAGCTGCACGAGAACCAGGGCGGCGTTTTCGGATTCGCCCCGGGCGCGCACGCCGGCGTGATTCTCCAACGCGCCAAGACCAGCTTCGAGACCCTGCCCGACGGCAAGCTGCGCGTCACCCTGCGCTCCGGCGAGGATGAACTGGTCGACGTGTATGAAAACGCCGACGCGCTGAAGGCGGCGCGGCCGGAGTTGTACGAAAAATACCAGTCGCTTCAGTCGCAGAAGTAAGGCGACGGAGCGGCGGGGCTTAACCTGCTCCACTCCACCCTTCCCTGTCGCGGCGTCCTGCAAAGGGCGCTTCGACGGCGGAGCAAAACCGCGGTTCTGGCCGGCTCGGTTGCACGACCCCGAGCAGCCCGGGCCGCGGTTTTTCGCATTTCCCGGGTTACGATGCGCGCGGAACGACGCGTGCGATTGGCTTGCTCCGCTGCGCCCCCACGATTAGAATGCCCGGCTCGATTGACCGAACCGATCCTTCCCGTTTCACAATCGGCGGAGCGGCAACCCGTTAATACCAGAGGAGCGCGTACGTGGGCAAGAATGGAAAAGCGGCCAACGGCCAACATGTTTTCACCTCCGAATCCGTCAGCATGGGCCATCCCGACAAAGTGGCCGATCAGATCTCCGACACGGTGCTGGACGCCCTGCTCGCCAAAGACCCCGACGCGCGCGTGGCATGTGAAACGCTCGTGACCACCGGTCTCGTCGTCGTCGCCGGCGAGATCACCGTCCACAACAAGGCCGCCGAGCTGGCGCTCAACAACATTGAGAACGACATTCGTAACACGATCCGCGACATCGGCTACACCGATCCGGCTTGCCAGTTCGACCACAAGAGCTGCGCCGTCATTCGCACGATCCACAGCCAGTCCGCGGACATCAGCCAGGGCGTCACGGCGAGGAAGGGCAAGGCCCAGGGCGCCGGCGACCAGGGACTGATGTTCGGCTTCGCCTGCCGCGAGACCCGCGCGCTCATGCCGCTGCCGATTCACCTGTCGCATCGGCTGGTCGAACGGCTGGCGAACGTGCGCGAATCGGGCGAGATTCCGTGGCTGCGGCCCGACTCGAAAAGCCAGGTCACGATCGAGTATCAGGGCAACACCCCGGTCCGCCTGCGGACGATTGTCATCTCCACGCAGCATCAGGATCGGCCAGAGCTGCTCGACCGCAGCGGCAACGTGAACGACAAATTCAAAAAGACAATCATTGACAAAGTGGTCAAGCCGGTCTGCCTCGCCGAATGCCCGAAGCTCTGGAACAACCGGATCACGTTCCACGTCAACCCCACGGGGCGGTTCGTCATCGGCGGTCCGCACGGCGACACGGGCCTGACCGGTCGCAAGATCATCGTGGACAGCTATGGCGGACGCGGGGCGCACGGCGGCGGCGCCTTCAGCGGAAAGGACCCGTCGAAGGTCGACCGCTCGGCGACCTACATGGCACGCTACGTCGCGAAGAACATCGTCGCGGCCGGACTGGCCGACATCTGCGAGGTGCAGTTGGCGTACGCGATCGGCGTGGCCGATCCGGTCAGCGTGCTGGTCGACACCGAGGGCACGGCGCGCGTGCCGGAGCACATCATTGAGAAGCTGGTGCGCGATCACTTCCCGCTGACCCCGGGCGGAATCATCAGCCATCTGAAGCTGAAGCGCCCGATCTATCGCAAGACGGCGGCGCACGGCCATTTCGGCCGCGCGGGCTTCAGCTGGGAGAAGACGGACATCGCCCCGGCGCTGAAGAAAGCCGCGGCGAGGTGGATGAAGTAACCTCCCGGCGTCGGGCAGCACTGGGCATTGCATTGCTTCATAAAAAAGCCGGCGGTCTACGATCCGTCGGCTTCTTTTTTTCTGCGCTCCCGGATGCCTCGCGTGGCGCTATAACTTCAACTGAATTCCTGCAATGACTCCTTCGAACACCATCGCACCATCCACGTAGGCCTGGGTTGCGCAGATGAATTTGCGCGGACGAGGATCGACCGCCTTGTTGACCAGTATGATTCGTGCCGGGGGGATCACCGCGCCGCGAAACTTCGCGCCGTCGATGCCGCCGAAGCCCATGATTGCGCCGGGAAGGGGCACGAAAATGTGCTGGGCGAAGGCGGCCAATTGCGCCGCCGTCTCCATCATGAGCACACCGGGAAAAATCGGGCTGCCAGGCATGTGGCCGCGACACCACCATTCGTCGGGGCGAACGTCGCGATAGCCCGCCATGATCATGTTGGCGCGATCGACATGGATAATCCCGTCGAGTTGCGACATTTCGTGGCGTTGCGGGAGGAAGGAATAAATCTCCTCACGGCTGTGAAGAACACTGCCGCAATCCAGCGTGGCGAGATCAAGGATCGGTGGCGGAGGCATGAAGAGGGGCTTTCTGGTGCGGGCCATGCGACCGGCGGGGTGATTCATCCCCCAGCCTGCCGGGCGCGTAAAAATGAGCCGACCGCGCTACTCGGCCCGAGCGGGACCGAGCGCGCGGCTCAAAAACGTGCATCAGCCGGCTAGCTGGGCGTGTCGGATGAGCGGACTTCGAGAATCTTCTTCCGCACTGTCTGCGCGGCGTTCTTGATGTCCTGCATGGCCTTGCGGACGCGCGTGCCGGCCGCCTTGTTGCCGCCTTCGGCTTTGGCCACGTCGTCCGCGCACGATTCCACAAGCTGCTTCAATTGCTCGTACTCTTGCATGGTTCAAGTCTCCCAGTCGTTGCCCGGCCCCGCCGCGCGGGGGCCTTTGTGTGTTGTCACATCCGAGTCGCTTTGGCTCGGTGAGTCGTGTCCGCTCTTTTTGGCCTACTTGGAACGGGTCGCCGCAGTCTATCGCCCTCCAGAGCGGATTTCAAAGCGCCCATCGCGGTTTGCGACATAGTGTGTCATATTTGTCAGGCTCAACTGGTCGAACCCGCGAATCGTCGCTTAGGAAGGGTCCAAATAGCGTTTTACGTACCGTTCCAGCCGCGATTGTCTCGACCAAAGGATAGGCGGGTTATTTGCCGTCAGGGAATGTGAATCAGCCCGCCAAAAGGCCGATCTTTGACCTGCTGGACGTTCGCGGCGCTGTCCATACGCTATTGGCCCCATTAATGCCGCGCCCTTGCGACTAACCCGTGAGCCGGGTTACACTGCTTGGCTCGGCCCTGACTGACTTGAGGTTGTGGCTTGAGTCCTTTGACGCGATGCACTTCCTCGGCACAATGCGGGTTGGTGTGGTTCGCGAAGTATGATTGCTGAAGGCTGGAGACGGTTTTCGGAGGTTTGACATGCATTATCCCCATCGCAAGAGCTATCGGAAACGCGCCCGCAAGCACGGCTTCCGCGCCCGCATGCGCACCCCCGGCGGCCGCAAAGTCATCGCCCGCAAGCGAAGGATCGGGCGCAAGGTCAACATCCGCGCCAAGTATTGATTCGACCCGGCTTCGAAACTGAAGTTTGAAATCCAAGCTCTGAATCTCTGTTGATCCTGGCTTGAAATTTCAAACATGAACTGGCTTCGTCATCTCAAAATCGCGGCGTGTCGATAATCGACGGCACGGGCCATTTCCCGAATTGCGCCGCCAGGTCGCTCACGCCGATGGGGCGCGGGACGGCAAAGAGTTCCCCATACCGGTACCCGCAACCTCCGCCTTCGTAGCCGCCGACCGAGCGGATGTAGTGAATTAGATTCTCCAGCCGGCCGGGCGGGAACTGTGATGCGTAGCAAGACACGGACGCGATCTTCTGATCGATCGTGTCGGTGATGTCCACGACCAGTTGCGACGGATAGTGATGCCCCTCGGCCGAGCGCGGGATCGGTCGATAGAGCAGGTGATCGACCGCGTGCGGCGCCGTGCCGCCGAAGCGGTCGTCCCACTTGGTGAGCTGCGAATAAAACCGCGCGGCTTCGATGATGAGCTGCGATTGATAGTGATCGGGCGAGGCGGCGACGGTGCGGCCGGCGATTCCGACGACGATGCGCGGCTTGTATTTGCGAATGACGGTCGCCAGCGCGTAGCGCGGCTCCGGTCCGTCCATCAGCACGCGATTGGGCAGACCGAGCATTTCAAGCACCTGCACGCCGAGCGTATCGGCGGCGGCTTTCATCTCTTTCATGCGCGTTTCGGGTGAGCCGTGCGGCGTGGGTTCTCCGTTGGTGAGATGGACCATGCCAACGCGGTGGCCCTGTTTGACGAGCTTGGCGATGGTGCCGCCGCAGCCGATTTCGAGATCATCGGGATGGGGCGCGGTGAAAAGGACGTCGAGTGTGGCGGGTGCGGCCATTCAGCGGACCTTCGTATCAGGATGGCTGGCTTTCAAACGGACGAATTGTAGAGAGAAGACCGACGCAGGTCATCCGCCGGCTCGGGGCTTTCCACGGCCGCCCTGTTGAGTGGGCGGCGGGGCGGTCCGCGTCTGCGCGGCTTGCGGAGCCGTGCGCGGTCCGGGTCGGCGCAGGTTCACGATCATGCCCTCGGCGGAACGGTTGAAAATGATCGTGGCGTCGACGGACTGCTCGGGTTCGAAATCGGCGATATCCAATGCTTCGTCGTTCGGGTTGGTAAACGACGTGACCTCCGGGATGGTGCGCAACTTGAGCTTGCGCATCGCCGGGGGTTTGTCGTTTTGGGAGGCGGAGTTGTCCGTGCCGGGCCAGTCGCCGGATTTGGGTTTGGCCTTGAGGACGATGAGGTCATCGGCGATGGATTCAATGCTGCCCTCGACGTCGATGGCGTCGAACTTGAGCGTTCTCAATTCGCGTTTGGCTGATTTATCCTTGCCGTCGCGGTTGACGCCCCATTCGACGGAGCAGTACAACCCCTTGCGGAACAAATCCTGGGCCTCCTCGACGCTCAACTCGCGATTGGCCAGCGAGAGTTTCACATCCTCCACGCGGTGGACGGCGAGCTTCAGCGTGCGCCCATTTTTTTCGATCGGCTTGATTTTCAGGTAGCCCACCAGTTCCTCGTTGCCCGACTTGGCGGGTGTGAAACCAAGGATGAATCCGGGAAGCGAGCCTTCCAGCTCGGCACTGGCCGGCGGTGTGTTGGGCTGCGGCGCGCGCGGACCGGTCGGCCTGGCGCCTCGTGCACCGCCGCCCCCGCCACGACGACCGGCGCCGGGCTGCCCGAAGGCGTCAGCGCTGACCACAAGCGCGCAACCGAGGGCGACCAGCGCGGCGAAGCGGGAGAAACCGAACCATTTGTGTGCGAACGAAAGCATGCGATGCACTCCAGTTTCGCGGGCATGGGCGTGGGCCGGACCCGGAAGGGACCGACAACGGCGGCTTGCGCTGCGGAGCGAAGCTGGGTCGCTCCTGTACACTGGATTGTATATGGGGATGGTCGGATAGTTCAAATGCCCGGAAAAACGGTAACGGTCATGGCTTGGTGCGGCACGGGCTGAACGCCTGTGCCTGTCAAAGCGAAGCGCCGGTGAATGGAAATGGCAAACTTCGCCCGAATTCCCCATTGTGTTCGACTGGGTCGTACGGTGGTTTTCCGCTGTGGCGTGCGAACGGACCCACCCGGGAGTTGCCGGCGCGGAAATCCCGCGGAATTCCGGCTTCGGAGGGGTTGGGCTTCCGCGGGCGCCGCCGACCGGTGCGGCGTGACGATGCCTTCAAACGCCGATACACTCATTGATGCTGGTTATGCGAAATGCATCCAATGCGGCACGATACGCTTGGCAAGGATTGCCCTGAATGCGGACGGAACGACGGCTGACGGTTGCGCTGCTGGCCTGGATGTGTCTGGTGACGCTGGCGCCGCGCACCTGCGCGTGGCAATCGCTGGTCCAGGACGGTCGAAGCAGCCCGGCGGCGACCGTACCGACGGCACTGCCGCGAGGATTTTTCCAGCATACGCTCGAGCTTCCGGAAGACGGCTCGCGCAAATACGCCGTCTACGTTCCCCCGCAATACTTCACCGAAGCGGATCACAAATGGCCGCTGCTCGTCGTGCTGCACGGCAGCGGAGAGATCGGCACCGATGGCGTTGCGCCGACGCAGGTGGGGATGGGGCCGTACATCGCGGGCCGGCCCAAGCGGTTCCCGTTCATCGCGGTCTTTCCGCAGGCGCATGCGATGTGGTACCGGGGGGTGGAAGAAATCGCCGTTTATCAGATTATTGAAGACGTTTGTAAAGAATACCGCGTCGACCGTGACCGCATCTATCTGACGGGCTTCTCGATGGGCGGGTTCGGGACGTGGGAGCTGGGCATCCGCCGGCCGGACCTGTTCGCGGCGCTGGTGCCGATCTGCGGCGCGGCGCCGATGGACTACGTGGGCAATCTGGTGAACCTGCCGGTGTGGGTGTTTCACGGGGCGAAGGATGCCAATGTGAAGGTGGAAGGGTCCCGCGACGCGGTGGCGCGGCTCAAATCGCTGGGCGGATCGCCCCTTTACACCGAGTTCCCGCAGATCGGGCACAATTCGTGGGACACGGCCTATCACACGCCGGCGCTGTACAAATGGCTCCTCGCGCAGCGCCGCGTGGCGCATCCAAAGACAATTGACTACACTTTCCCGGGCGGCGCCATCCAGGTCTGGTGGCTGGCGATGGAGAGCGAACCGAATCGCAAGGCGCCGGCGCACATTCGAGCGACGATCAGCAACGACGGCGAGGTGATCGTCGAGAGCGAAGGCGTTGCCAGTTTCGCGATTCTGTCCAAATCCGAGCCGATCAGGGTCGGGCAGGACGTGCTGGTGAAATGGAACGGCGCAGTTGTTTACAAAGGTCGATATGAAGGGCCGGTGGTCGTGCGACCGAACCGCGACGCGGCCCCCGCCGGGCCAGCGACGTCCACCCCTTGACTGCGCCGGATTGCACGCTTGCCCGGCCGGCCCCCACGGGCGTTATCCATACCACGATTCGACGGCCGACGCGACGCGATCGCATAAACTGGGATCGTCCAGCAGGAATTCCGCGCCGACATAGAATCCCTGTGCCCGAATCTCGGTATGGCGGACGATCGCCGGCACGCGCGCCGCGTGCGGATCGGCCCAGAAGAGCTTGACCGCCAGCAGCGAGCCGACCGGAAAGGCCGTCTCGGCGAGGAAGCCGATGCCCGTTGCGGAAACGTTGTCGAGCGTGACGCGATGGTCGTCGACGCTTTGCGCGTCGAGGTTCGCGACAAAGATCGGCACCGAGCGGTGGAAACGCACGGCTTGGCGTCGCTCGCGGTAGAGCACCGGCTTGCCCGGCCGCGTGTTCTCCAGGAAGCGGCGAATCTCACGCTCAAAGACGTATGTCGTGTTGATCGGGTGGGCCGTGGACGAAGGCACGGCAACGGGTTGGTTCATCGGGATGGCTCCTGTCGTGGCATGGTTGCCTTGCGCGGGGCGTCGACCGCGCGGCAAAGTCCGTATTGGCTGGTTGATTTTGCGTTCGCGGACAAAGCGTACAATTCAGGAACGAATCAGGGCGTGTCTGAATTAACGCAGGGCCGTGGCGAAAACCGCATGGGACTGGGTTTCCGGACGGTCGCTGGCTGGAATCGACCTGCACCGGATAAAATGTGCGGCGGACAGACAATCGTGCGCCCGTAGCTCAGCAGGATAGAGCAGCGGTTTCCTAAACCGCAGGTCGGAGGTTCGAATCCTCTCGGGCGCGTTTAAACTAAACCTCGCCGACCCCAAGAGTTGTGGGGACCTGCCGACGGTCGGCAGCGCGGCTCAAGACGCAAATTCGCGCGGTGTTACACCGCGCAAGCGTTAAGGAGCCACGCATCATGCCGAAATCTCGCTTATCAACAGCTAAGACCCCCTCGTACCGTCACCGCCCCGGCTACGACCAAGCCCTTGTCACGTTGACGGATGCCGTGACGCGCCGGCGTCGTGATTACTGGCTCGGCGAGGCCGGCACGCGCGAAAGCCGCGAACTGTACCATCGCGTCATCGCGGCATGGGAGGCAAACGACCGCCGCCTGCCGCGGCACCCGCGCGATGAAGGCACCGAGCGCGCCCAGGATGGCCCCGTCATCATCGAGGTTATCCGCGACTTCCTGAAATGGGCCAGAGTATCGGTCGACACTGGCGAGCTGCGTTCCTATGTGATCGTGCTGGCCCTGCTTCGCCGATATGCAGGCCGCATGCCCGCCAGCCAATTCGGGCCAAAGATGATGCGGCTCATTCGAGATGAGATGATTCGCGGCGACGCGATCAGCGATCCGCCGCGACGTTCCTGGTCGCGCAAGTACATCAACGCCCAGGTCCAACGCCTCCGCCGCGTCTTCAAGTGGGCGGCC from the Planctomycetia bacterium genome contains:
- a CDS encoding RNA polymerase sigma factor, encoding MDAIMTVGINDDDQALIVAAQQGSRTALDALIRRHDRWVRHVVYRALGNASAVEDVAQQVWTTVWQQIGTLVDPSAWRAWLYRTARNAAIDASQKSSRERRRRAPVDEQTLPDRDGSPALRLVRDEEHRRMLAAINGLPAIYREPFVLKHLEDWSYAQIGEALGLPVDTVETRLVRARRLLRSALNGSANP
- a CDS encoding PDZ domain-containing protein, with translation MRSIRWLAVLCCAAIASSSALAAIEEPAAQPAKVECQAVASVRIVAGDENCDPVVLEAFGDGDGTWVTEDGDHLTLAFVGAGDPTDANGGQKLVQKLRIAGDPDDPTSQPKVLAFVGNDDSGLKAGGPWLGVQFSPLPKPLAAQLKIESGIGLMISNVYEGSPADAAGLQQYDVITAVDGQKVTNNIGEFLEKVKVFQPGEAHAFSVVRGGQPITANITIGTRPAMDQMPKAKYEPDGEEMVGGNVFGRGGMLQKDATGNWTFKGFNLPDVPDVMKMIPDVSDLDFKFNLAVPGPGSHQVYVGKSQGKSIRVEKQNDGPFTVTTTETVNGNTNSTTKTYATEEELKAGDPEAHKLLQNGPSVHFFGKPLDGNKFEWRFDGDFMKNHEEAMKRVEETMKKLHENQGGVFGFAPGAHAGVILQRAKTSFETLPDGKLRVTLRSGEDELVDVYENADALKAARPELYEKYQSLQSQK
- a CDS encoding methionine adenosyltransferase, with the translated sequence MGHPDKVADQISDTVLDALLAKDPDARVACETLVTTGLVVVAGEITVHNKAAELALNNIENDIRNTIRDIGYTDPACQFDHKSCAVIRTIHSQSADISQGVTARKGKAQGAGDQGLMFGFACRETRALMPLPIHLSHRLVERLANVRESGEIPWLRPDSKSQVTIEYQGNTPVRLRTIVISTQHQDRPELLDRSGNVNDKFKKTIIDKVVKPVCLAECPKLWNNRITFHVNPTGRFVIGGPHGDTGLTGRKIIVDSYGGRGAHGGGAFSGKDPSKVDRSATYMARYVAKNIVAAGLADICEVQLAYAIGVADPVSVLVDTEGTARVPEHIIEKLVRDHFPLTPGGIISHLKLKRPIYRKTAAHGHFGRAGFSWEKTDIAPALKKAAARWMK
- a CDS encoding beta-hydroxyacyl-ACP dehydratase yields the protein MPPPPILDLATLDCGSVLHSREEIYSFLPQRHEMSQLDGIIHVDRANMIMAGYRDVRPDEWWCRGHMPGSPIFPGVLMMETAAQLAAFAQHIFVPLPGAIMGFGGIDGAKFRGAVIPPARIILVNKAVDPRPRKFICATQAYVDGAMVFEGVIAGIQLKL
- a CDS encoding histone H1, whose product is MQEYEQLKQLVESCADDVAKAEGGNKAAGTRVRKAMQDIKNAAQTVRKKILEVRSSDTPS
- the rpmH gene encoding 50S ribosomal protein L34, translating into MHYPHRKSYRKRARKHGFRARMRTPGGRKVIARKRRIGRKVNIRAKY
- a CDS encoding PIG-L family deacetylase; this encodes MAAPATLDVLFTAPHPDDLEIGCGGTIAKLVKQGHRVGMVHLTNGEPTPHGSPETRMKEMKAAADTLGVQVLEMLGLPNRVLMDGPEPRYALATVIRKYKPRIVVGIAGRTVAASPDHYQSQLIIEAARFYSQLTKWDDRFGGTAPHAVDHLLYRPIPRSAEGHHYPSQLVVDITDTIDQKIASVSCYASQFPPGRLENLIHYIRSVGGYEGGGCGYRYGELFAVPRPIGVSDLAAQFGKWPVPSIIDTPRF
- a CDS encoding PilZ domain-containing protein gives rise to the protein MNQPVAVPSSTAHPINTTYVFEREIRRFLENTRPGKPVLYRERRQAVRFHRSVPIFVANLDAQSVDDHRVTLDNVSATGIGFLAETAFPVGSLLAVKLFWADPHAARVPAIVRHTEIRAQGFYVGAEFLLDDPSLCDRVASAVESWYG